A genome region from Rhipicephalus microplus isolate Deutch F79 unplaced genomic scaffold, USDA_Rmic scaffold_15, whole genome shotgun sequence includes the following:
- the LOC119175852 gene encoding mediator of RNA polymerase II transcription subunit 28 — MASSNHIVDDFENSFQACLAAVTNPDYFYVRNSEEVKTGVEQTIQRFLDAAKQMESFFLQKRLVLSAQKSEQMVMEDSTELKNELARKEQLLQKYNEKIHYWQSLLNDTANATGQQPQPQPQAPQGGGAQQGMPSQNQQSMPMGGAAQGLPGPLAYLERTTSNIGMPDPRR, encoded by the exons ATGGCTTCCTCCAACCACATCGTGGACGATTTTGAGAACTCTTTTCAG GCTTGTCTGGCTGCAGTCACAAATCCAGATTACTTCTATGTTCGCAACTCAGAAGAAGTAAAAACAG GAGTAGAGCAGACCATACAGCGTTTCCTGGATGCTGCTAAACAGATGGAAAGTTTCTTCCTTCAGAAGAGGCTTGTACTGTCGGCTCAGAAGTCAGAGCAGATGGTCATGGAG GATAGCACAGAGCTCAAGAATGAGCTGGCCCGCAAAGAACAGCTGCTGCAGAAATACAATGAGAAAATTCACTACTGGCAAAGCCTACTGAATGACACAGCTAACGCAACAGGACAGCAGCCACAGCCACAGCCACAAGCACCACAGGGAGGCGGAGCACAGCAAGGCATGCCTTCACAGAACCAGCAGTCTATGCCTATGGGCGGGGCAGCGCAAGGCCTGCCAGGTCCACTAGCCTACTTGGAGCGGACCACATCCAACATTGGCATGCCTGATCCCAGGAGATGA